Part of the Besnoitia besnoiti strain Bb-Ger1 chromosome Unknown contig00072, whole genome shotgun sequence genome is shown below.
gaattagtagtattttaagttctattaacttccttggtacttgcgtcttcatgggttctaatgctggtgctaagaactatattctatatatctgggctatcatatttactgcccttatgttagtcttcactctacctattcttactggtggattagttatgatccttcttgatctacacgtaaacactgaattttatgattctatgtattctggtgatagtgtactttatcaacatctattctggttcttcggacatccagaggtatacattctaattttacctgcttttggtgtagtctcgcagacattatctatgtatgctgctagatctgtcttcggtggacaatctatgatcttagctatgggttgtatttctattctaggttccttagtatgggcacatcatatgatgacagtcggtctagaggtagataccagagcttatttctctgctatgactattatgattgcaattcctaccggtactaagattttcaactggttaggtacctatatggctagccatacaactacaagaactgtagatctatgggctgctcttagttttatcctattgtttactctaggtggtactacaggtgtagttatgggtaacgctggtatggatattgccctacatgatacatactatattgtagctcatttccatttcgtattatctcttggtgcagtactagctactatatgtggctttatcttctatagcagagatatgttcggagatactgtaaaatctattccatgtaaataccggtgcttctccatatttaagcatctggtttgtagtcttcttaggtagtatcttattaattttcatccctatgcatatacttggtttcaacgttatgccaagaaggataccagattaccctgattatctttgttatattaatacatggtgttcaattggttctatatccacaatagttatcatcttaactatgctctgcattaagtatagtggtatccagcgtatatttgaaaaaccaacatttgtatacaagctgtacgaatatcatgacattcactttggtagtcgccttcttaatgttagtctgtacggaatacttaggactatctctttatattaatgataatgcatttggtaatggacttttcatcttaactggtatacattttagccatgttattgttggagctatccttgtattcttcactcaaagtatctatagttctttagttacttacatgcctacaagctctataatgctaagcaaatctaaaggtatgttatgcaagatctttacagaaaccattcactattttatatctacactttgtagaaaccatgtgatattaatccacattacattctatctctaaatcatataacggtcgtaaggtacgccggggataacaggtcagataatattgggagttctaatcctcggattgtatcagcacctccatgtcggctcattactcccttgttattgaacaagattcagttaggaacgctagttcaccgtcagatgtaataacgtgagctgggttaagaacgtctggagacagtttgttccctatctaccatattatctaattggtttaattttcttacaaacggcttttggtttgattgaattatcgcacccagataactccataccagtgaaccggttttgtaactccgcttcatatcgtacctgaatggtactttttagcatattatgcggtgttaaaagtaatcccatccaaaaccggtggtttgttagtatttatgtcctctctcattaacttagctcttttatctgaaaattcgagctttgaatactcgaatgttgatacgacaacattttatgactcgaatgtagtcagtggatgggtaattatttgggtatacagtatgatcttcttgattattattggtagtgctattccacaagcgacttatatcttatatggtaagattagctactatcgtatatcttactaccggattggttctatgctta
Proteins encoded:
- a CDS encoding uncharacterized protein (encoded by transcript BESB_075750), whose translation is MTFTLVVAFLMLVCTEYLGLSLYINDNAFGNGLFILTGIHFSHVIVGAILVFFTQSIYSSLVTYMPTSSIMLSKSKGHAIPIR